The sequence TTCGTCTGCCAGCACGAAGTTCGAAAAGACAGGTCCTTTCTTCACATTGAACTGTTCCGACTTCGGGCTGTAGATCATGGTTCCGATCAGGTCGGCCGGCAGCAGGTCGGGTGTGAACTGGATGCGACTGAATTTGGCATCGATGGTAGATGCCAGCGATTTGATGGCCAGTGTTTTTGCCAGACCGGGCACACCTTCAAGCAGCAGATGACCATTGGCGAACAAGGCAATCAGTAAGCGATCTACCATGTTTTTTTGTCCGACAATACTTTTCCCCAGCTCCATGCGGATGAGGTCGATGAATGCACTTTCGCGCTGTATGCGCTCGTTAAGCTCGTGAATATCTACAGTAGGCATCATTTTTTGAAAATTTTTGCGGGGTTTTACAATTTTAAAGCCAATGCAGTATAACTGACAAAATTTCGTTTTAGTATGAAAATCCGGAAATTTTTGTCAGGTTGGGTGACTTAAATAGTATAATGTGCTTTTTTCGAGATGAAACAACATTTCCGGAAGAATTATGTCGGAAATACGACCCCTAAAAGCGAAAAAGCTGTCGAAAATACGACCCGAACCTATTGGGTATTTTCTAAAATGCAGGAATTGACCGAAAAAGAAATGAATTACTCTTTATAGGTATCCTTCCGCTCCATTTCGCGGCGGTTGTCGTTTTCCTTCAGGGATTCGCGCTTGTCATACATTTTTTTACCCTTGGCCAGCGCAATTTCAATTTTGGCAAATCCCTCGGGCGAAAGAAAAAGTAGCAGAGGAACAATGGTGAGGCCGGTTTCGCGGATTTTATTATGGAGTTTTTTCAATTCCCTGCGATTGAGCAACAGCTTGCGGTCGCGCTTCGGGTCGTGATTATTATAGCTCCCGAAGGAGTATTCAGAAATGTTCATGTTGCGAATAAAAGCCTCTCCTGCAACGATGATGCAATAGGCCTCGGCAATCGATGC comes from Bacteroidetes bacterium GWF2_43_63 and encodes:
- a CDS encoding SsrA-binding protein, which gives rise to MATQNNIQIKNKKAYFEYNILEKYTAGLVLQGTEIKSIRAGKASIAEAYCIIVAGEAFIRNMNISEYSFGSYNNHDPKRDRKLLLNRRELKKLHNKIRETGLTIVPLLLFLSPEGFAKIEIALAKGKKMYDKRESLKENDNRREMERKDTYKE